One segment of Arthrobacter sp. MMS18-M83 DNA contains the following:
- the cpaB gene encoding Flp pilus assembly protein CpaB has product MHSKHHRLGSWLNRNRRLMVALLLCVAAGIVVHQLTPASEQRVTVLAAARDLAAGSTLADSDLKPLEVLPGGAPAGALTSGFEYRGKQLASPLQKGQVPTDAQFLGPGLLTGAAPATAAVPLRMADPASIQLVSPGQLVNVVLTAADGFEGPAKKSELLAAAVPVLWTSANGGKASQWLGTNESDGLVVVAANPQQAEILAGASTRGKLFFVLVNPAGTRQTETPRG; this is encoded by the coding sequence GTGCATTCCAAGCACCACAGGCTGGGCAGCTGGCTGAACCGCAACCGCCGCCTCATGGTGGCACTCCTGCTGTGTGTCGCCGCCGGGATTGTGGTCCACCAGCTGACTCCTGCTTCTGAACAACGGGTGACGGTTCTGGCCGCGGCCAGGGATCTTGCGGCCGGGTCCACCTTGGCAGATTCCGACCTCAAACCTCTTGAAGTTCTTCCCGGAGGAGCTCCCGCCGGAGCACTCACCTCTGGCTTTGAATACAGAGGGAAGCAGCTTGCTTCACCCCTTCAGAAAGGGCAGGTCCCCACGGACGCCCAATTCCTGGGTCCGGGTCTGCTGACCGGCGCCGCGCCGGCAACAGCAGCCGTTCCACTGCGTATGGCCGATCCCGCTTCAATCCAGCTTGTTTCCCCGGGCCAGTTGGTCAACGTTGTGCTCACGGCAGCTGATGGATTTGAAGGGCCTGCCAAGAAATCCGAACTCCTGGCTGCGGCCGTCCCGGTTTTGTGGACGTCGGCAAATGGAGGCAAGGCCAGCCAGTGGCTAGGTACGAACGAGTCCGATGGCCTCGTGGTTGTCGCCGCGAATCCGCAACAGGCAGAAATCCTGGCCGGAGCTTCCACTCGGGGGAAATTGTTCTTTGTCTTGGTCAATCCTGCGGGCACCCGGCAAACCGAAACTCCTCGTGGATAG
- a CDS encoding FmdB family zinc ribbon protein, protein MPTYAYACKDCGHAFDIVQAFTDSSLSDCPECQGSLRKKFNSVGVVFKGSGFYRTDSRDSKGSAVSAAPAASPAPASVPAAAAS, encoded by the coding sequence GTGCCCACATATGCCTATGCCTGCAAAGACTGCGGCCACGCCTTTGACATTGTTCAGGCCTTCACAGACAGCTCCCTGTCTGACTGCCCCGAATGCCAAGGATCCTTGCGCAAGAAATTCAACAGCGTGGGCGTCGTCTTCAAGGGATCGGGCTTCTACCGTACGGACTCCCGGGACTCAAAGGGCAGCGCCGTTTCCGCTGCGCCAGCGGCATCCCCGGCTCCAGCGTCGGTTCCGGCGGCCGCCGCCAGCTGA
- a CDS encoding 5-formyltetrahydrofolate cyclo-ligase, translating to MTLKDDIRQGHRNRRRALTVQQRADAGIGIARRGLSWADAVAHGRQATFAAYVGVAAEPPTMPLLEALHAVGHRILLPVCEPERRLSWVYWTPETTFARSRYAPIDEPVGERFDSDVVRDAAGIFLPATAVDEGGNRIGQGGGYYDRLLDKLDATGQRPPTIAVVYDDEVLPAGTIPAEPFDKPVPEALTPRRVVGLTHAD from the coding sequence GTGACTTTGAAAGACGATATCCGTCAGGGGCACCGCAACCGTCGGCGCGCCCTGACAGTACAGCAGCGCGCCGACGCCGGAATAGGCATTGCCCGCCGTGGCCTCTCATGGGCCGATGCTGTTGCCCACGGGAGACAGGCGACTTTTGCCGCCTATGTGGGGGTGGCAGCCGAACCGCCAACAATGCCCTTGCTCGAAGCGCTCCATGCCGTTGGGCACAGGATTCTTCTTCCGGTCTGTGAACCGGAGCGCCGCCTGAGCTGGGTGTATTGGACCCCGGAGACGACCTTTGCCCGCTCAAGGTATGCCCCCATCGATGAGCCCGTAGGCGAACGATTCGACAGTGACGTCGTCAGGGATGCGGCCGGAATCTTCCTTCCGGCTACTGCAGTCGACGAAGGCGGCAACCGCATTGGCCAGGGCGGCGGATATTACGACCGACTCCTCGACAAGTTGGACGCAACCGGACAGCGTCCCCCGACTATCGCCGTCGTATATGACGATGAGGTCCTGCCGGCAGGCACCATCCCTGCCGAACCTTTCGACAAGCCCGTGCCAGAGGCACTTACCCCCCGGCGCGTCGTCGGGCTAACCCACGCCGACTGA
- the galU gene encoding UTP--glucose-1-phosphate uridylyltransferase GalU — translation MTSNSCASAVRKAVIPVAGLGTRFLPVTKAMPKEMLPVVDKPAIQYVVEEAVSVGLNDILMITGRNKRALEDHFDRVPALEATLEAKGDTVKLDSVQATSNLGDIHYVRQGDPKGLGHAVLRAKQHVGYEPFAVLLGDDLIDARDTLLSDMIEVQHKTGGSVIALIEVEPSQISAYGCADIEDIGEDGYVRIKQLVEKPSVDEAPSNLAVIGRYVLHPSVFDVLEQTEPGRGGEIQLTDALQVLAAGEGEGSGVYGVVFRGRRYDTGDKLSYLKACVQLACDSEDLGPGLREWLPGFADSLSK, via the coding sequence GTGACTTCCAATAGCTGCGCTAGCGCTGTCCGCAAGGCCGTTATCCCCGTTGCGGGGCTCGGTACCAGATTCCTGCCTGTCACCAAGGCGATGCCCAAGGAGATGCTCCCGGTAGTCGACAAGCCGGCCATCCAGTATGTTGTCGAAGAAGCCGTGAGCGTGGGCCTCAATGACATCCTCATGATCACGGGCCGCAACAAGCGCGCATTGGAGGACCACTTCGACCGCGTGCCGGCCTTGGAAGCGACCCTTGAGGCCAAGGGAGACACCGTCAAGCTGGACTCGGTTCAGGCTACTAGCAACCTCGGTGACATTCACTATGTTCGCCAGGGTGATCCCAAAGGCCTGGGCCATGCGGTGCTGCGCGCAAAGCAACACGTCGGCTACGAACCTTTCGCAGTCCTCCTTGGCGACGACCTCATCGATGCGCGGGACACTCTCCTCAGCGACATGATTGAGGTCCAGCACAAGACCGGTGGATCCGTCATAGCCCTCATTGAGGTGGAGCCGTCCCAGATCAGCGCCTATGGCTGCGCCGACATCGAGGACATCGGCGAAGACGGCTACGTCCGCATCAAGCAACTTGTGGAAAAGCCTTCTGTCGACGAAGCTCCCTCCAACTTGGCCGTGATTGGTCGCTATGTGCTTCACCCCTCGGTGTTCGACGTTCTCGAGCAAACCGAGCCTGGCCGTGGAGGAGAGATCCAGCTGACGGATGCCCTCCAGGTTCTGGCTGCCGGCGAGGGCGAAGGCAGCGGTGTCTACGGAGTGGTCTTCCGCGGTCGCCGGTACGACACCGGAGACAAGCTCAGCTACCTTAAAGCCTGTGTCCAGCTGGCATGCGACAGTGAAGACCTCGGACCCGGCTTGCGCGAGTGGCTGCCGGGCTTTGCCGACAGTCTCAGCAAGTAG
- a CDS encoding GNAT family N-acetyltransferase yields the protein MWGSAIWPVTLECGDLILRPIRYRDKKEWTEVRSRNSDWLAPWEASNPAPGGRLPNYRQMVASLNLQARQASALPFVITERIPGYHEPRIVGQLTVSSIVWGSAMTATLGYWVDQARAGRGIAPTAVALATDHCFATLGLHRMEINIRPENGPSLRVVEKLGFRDEGRRERFLHINGEWADHRSFALTSEEVPGGLLAAWLGREAN from the coding sequence GTGTGGGGATCGGCCATTTGGCCGGTGACGCTTGAATGTGGCGACCTCATTTTGCGGCCCATTCGCTACCGGGACAAGAAGGAATGGACCGAAGTCCGCTCGCGCAATAGTGACTGGCTCGCCCCCTGGGAAGCCTCCAACCCGGCCCCTGGTGGCCGCCTACCAAACTACCGGCAGATGGTGGCTTCCCTCAACCTCCAGGCCCGGCAGGCGAGTGCCCTTCCTTTTGTCATCACGGAACGCATTCCGGGGTATCACGAGCCCAGGATTGTAGGGCAGTTGACGGTCTCTTCCATTGTTTGGGGATCGGCGATGACCGCCACCCTTGGCTACTGGGTAGATCAGGCGAGGGCAGGGCGCGGGATTGCTCCCACCGCGGTTGCCCTGGCCACCGACCATTGCTTCGCGACCCTCGGCTTGCACCGGATGGAGATCAACATCAGACCCGAAAATGGGCCGAGCCTGCGCGTTGTTGAGAAGCTTGGATTCCGCGACGAGGGGCGCCGTGAGCGTTTCCTTCACATCAATGGAGAATGGGCTGACCATAGAAGCTTTGCCCTGACCTCGGAAGAGGTCCCGGGAGGCTTGCTGGCTGCTTGGCTTGGGCGCGAAGCCAATTAG
- a CDS encoding SDR family oxidoreductase, translating into MTSVCVAGGTGQVGREVVRLALDAGLDVTALSRRPPSGTSKAHHDGVRYFQADVTTGAGLAEALQGADVVIDCLEGQFGKARKNFADGGARLLAAATGAGVRKAVLLSIINCDKSNAAFYVSKAEKERVYARSALETVVVRATQFHSLVTAVFQAGAKLRLIPVFKGARFQTISPSDVASVLLAEALGEASTVRHRTRTIGGPDIRTMRELAEIWRTASGHTGRIVQVPLPGAMGKFLRSGLNLVPNERTGTDTFESWLAKRQDSL; encoded by the coding sequence ATGACTTCCGTCTGCGTAGCAGGTGGCACAGGGCAGGTGGGCCGTGAAGTCGTCCGTTTGGCGCTGGACGCCGGACTCGACGTGACGGCACTGAGCAGACGCCCGCCGTCGGGCACTTCAAAGGCCCATCACGACGGCGTCCGCTACTTTCAGGCGGACGTCACCACGGGCGCTGGCTTGGCAGAGGCCCTGCAAGGGGCCGACGTCGTGATCGACTGCCTGGAAGGCCAGTTCGGCAAAGCCCGCAAGAATTTCGCCGACGGCGGTGCGCGCCTGCTCGCCGCGGCCACCGGTGCGGGCGTCCGCAAGGCGGTCCTCCTTTCGATCATCAACTGCGACAAGAGCAATGCCGCCTTTTATGTTTCCAAAGCCGAGAAAGAACGCGTATACGCGCGGTCGGCGCTTGAGACTGTCGTAGTGCGGGCCACCCAATTTCACAGCCTCGTGACGGCGGTTTTCCAGGCCGGAGCGAAACTCCGCCTTATTCCGGTCTTCAAGGGCGCGCGCTTTCAAACGATTTCCCCGTCCGATGTGGCTTCCGTGTTGCTTGCCGAAGCCTTGGGGGAGGCTTCGACCGTCCGGCATCGGACTCGGACGATCGGCGGGCCGGACATCCGGACCATGCGTGAACTCGCTGAGATCTGGCGAACGGCTTCGGGCCACACTGGACGGATTGTGCAGGTTCCGTTGCCCGGGGCGATGGGCAAATTCCTTCGGAGCGGGCTGAATTTGGTCCCAAACGAACGAACCGGGACGGACACGTTCGAGTCCTGGTTGGCAAAGCGCCAAGATAGTTTGTAG
- a CDS encoding helix-turn-helix domain-containing protein translates to MTTTPERSITTESADEQWLTPKDICTQLQIPEQTFYQWRVKHLGPRAYRIGRHLRISRSDFNLWLSSRLEA, encoded by the coding sequence ATGACCACGACGCCAGAACGCAGCATCACGACAGAGTCTGCCGACGAACAATGGCTGACCCCGAAGGACATCTGCACCCAGTTGCAGATTCCTGAGCAGACCTTTTACCAGTGGCGTGTGAAGCACCTCGGGCCCCGCGCCTACCGAATCGGCAGACATCTCCGGATCAGCCGTAGCGACTTCAACTTGTGGTTGTCCTCTCGCTTAGAAGCTTAG
- a CDS encoding winged helix-turn-helix domain-containing protein — MPALGNDDVEQQIQTAGKLRLGRQRVATPCPVFSHYPLLIACRRRTAPLELESLDPSIPRVGCPSNQQGDSRGVLPTRHREAYPAAVDPSTATHPSSILWLLVSMSNILMNRTRSRIVRFLVRNGPATCTEISTELQASSSTIRRHLNLLRRAGLVQQSSGEFDASPEQVQRQIHDLGASFHHTVMPPSSSVPMNEEHTWPFCQRSTLGHDGDTDDHDARTQHHDRVCRRTMADPEGHLHPVADS; from the coding sequence ATGCCCGCGCTCGGCAACGACGACGTCGAGCAACAGATTCAGACGGCGGGCAAGTTGCGCCTGGGGAGACAACGAGTCGCCACGCCGTGTCCCGTCTTCTCGCATTACCCACTCCTCATCGCCTGCCGGCGCCGGACAGCTCCGCTCGAACTCGAGTCTCTGGATCCCAGTATTCCGCGAGTGGGATGCCCGAGCAATCAACAAGGGGATTCGCGCGGGGTCCTTCCAACACGGCATCGCGAAGCGTACCCTGCTGCTGTAGACCCGTCTACAGCAACTCATCCTTCATCAATACTCTGGCTGTTGGTCTCCATGTCGAACATCTTGATGAATAGAACGCGAAGTCGGATTGTCAGGTTCCTGGTCAGAAACGGACCGGCCACGTGCACCGAAATTTCAACTGAGCTCCAAGCATCGTCGTCGACTATTCGCCGCCACCTCAATTTGCTGCGTCGTGCCGGTCTCGTACAACAATCCTCCGGGGAGTTCGACGCCTCCCCCGAACAAGTCCAGCGTCAAATCCATGACTTGGGCGCGAGCTTCCACCACACCGTCATGCCGCCTAGCTCGTCTGTTCCCATGAACGAGGAACACACCTGGCCCTTCTGCCAGCGATCAACCCTCGGACATGACGGAGACACTGATGACCACGACGCCAGAACGCAGCATCACGACAGAGTCTGCCGACGAACAATGGCTGACCCCGAAGGACATCTGCACCCAGTTGCAGATTCCTGA
- a CDS encoding ArsR/SmtB family transcription factor produces MPRITQPHDDAWSSDVEAAVATFGNRSRNEILRYLSAHGPATRGDIVDAVSAGEPSVAKHLLALEESGAIIVDVEPGRRHGRSPRYSANSERIKELLAAHLQYLLEE; encoded by the coding sequence ATGCCGCGGATTACCCAGCCCCACGACGACGCTTGGTCGTCCGACGTCGAGGCTGCCGTCGCGACCTTCGGCAATAGGTCGCGGAACGAAATCCTCCGCTATCTTTCAGCGCACGGCCCGGCAACCCGCGGAGACATCGTGGATGCGGTGAGTGCCGGCGAGCCAAGCGTGGCCAAACACCTCCTGGCCCTTGAAGAGTCTGGAGCGATCATCGTCGATGTGGAACCCGGTCGGAGGCACGGCCGCTCACCGCGATACTCAGCCAACTCTGAGCGCATCAAGGAACTACTGGCGGCTCATCTTCAGTATCTGCTGGAGGAATAG
- a CDS encoding sigma factor: protein MTAVEGVRRYVVSHLSRIGRASDVDDVMQDVRVAVWDGVARGHYRQLPGVRFGAWVQGVTANVCAAHIRRELSHQTLPLLVEPSCVDGPASSDALALLAIDRNWDRGAEGVIDQEWARTIIALTHASVHEGVWELALDSLNGPRRYGPPSPQDRRRWHAVTVVRQTARTVQRALDVEPSELQSIEDVCRHAVECLPTPVLRRVASSIVRRDVRGPERSRAVESLAAELGVTERYVAVQIGFARRLYQASWRILRNGMAPAS, encoded by the coding sequence ATGACGGCCGTCGAGGGGGTGCGACGTTACGTTGTTTCCCACCTATCCCGCATCGGCCGGGCGAGTGACGTGGACGACGTCATGCAAGACGTCCGAGTGGCCGTCTGGGACGGGGTCGCCCGCGGCCACTACCGTCAGCTCCCCGGGGTGCGGTTTGGCGCGTGGGTACAGGGGGTGACTGCCAATGTGTGCGCGGCGCATATCCGTCGCGAACTGTCACATCAGACGCTACCGCTACTGGTCGAACCAAGCTGCGTTGACGGCCCGGCTTCGTCTGACGCGCTCGCTCTCTTGGCTATCGACCGGAACTGGGACAGAGGCGCCGAAGGGGTTATCGACCAGGAGTGGGCGCGAACAATTATCGCCCTGACCCACGCCAGCGTTCATGAGGGGGTCTGGGAGCTTGCCCTAGACAGCCTCAACGGGCCTCGGCGGTACGGACCGCCCTCGCCACAGGACCGCCGCAGATGGCATGCGGTGACAGTAGTCCGCCAGACGGCGCGGACTGTTCAAAGGGCTCTGGACGTGGAGCCTTCTGAGCTTCAAAGCATCGAGGACGTTTGCCGGCATGCTGTTGAATGCTTGCCGACGCCAGTCCTCCGCCGAGTTGCGTCCAGCATCGTTCGTCGAGATGTTCGTGGGCCGGAGAGAAGCCGAGCCGTGGAATCCTTGGCCGCTGAGCTGGGAGTTACCGAACGCTATGTGGCTGTGCAGATCGGCTTCGCCCGACGCCTATACCAAGCGTCGTGGAGGATTCTCCGGAATGGAATGGCGCCGGCCTCCTGA
- a CDS encoding C40 family peptidase codes for MGVPRDGQIIAIMMALQESGLRVLANTNVPASLLIRHDGVGSDHDSLGTAQQRPSSGWGTVEQLMDPNYNARAFYGGPTGPNHGNPPGLLEVPSWQSMDKGRAAQAVQVSAFPELYARREPEATAIVDALAGGTAPASCDSSPNGSAAPGITSNLSQIRKDILHFAQEGLGGAYVWGGTAFKSWDCSGYVQWIYKQVGINLPRVEQWTVGHQTDNPQPGDLVVQNPQGPNNWGHVGIYAGAGMMYSALNPAAGTLRHPVDWNTGTAYFDLLR; via the coding sequence ATGGGCGTCCCCAGGGACGGCCAAATCATCGCGATCATGATGGCCCTCCAGGAATCCGGATTAAGAGTCCTGGCGAACACAAACGTTCCTGCTTCGCTCTTGATACGGCATGACGGAGTCGGCAGCGACCACGACTCCCTCGGCACCGCCCAGCAACGTCCATCCTCCGGCTGGGGGACCGTCGAGCAATTGATGGACCCTAACTACAACGCTCGGGCCTTCTATGGTGGACCCACCGGTCCAAACCATGGGAACCCGCCCGGTCTGCTTGAAGTCCCGTCCTGGCAATCCATGGATAAGGGCAGGGCTGCCCAAGCTGTTCAAGTGTCGGCCTTTCCTGAGTTGTACGCTCGGCGGGAACCGGAGGCAACGGCAATCGTTGACGCGCTCGCAGGCGGCACTGCGCCAGCGTCTTGCGACAGCTCTCCTAACGGTTCGGCGGCGCCGGGAATTACGTCAAATTTGAGCCAGATCCGGAAGGACATCCTGCACTTCGCTCAAGAAGGGTTGGGCGGGGCCTACGTGTGGGGTGGAACGGCGTTCAAATCCTGGGACTGCTCGGGTTACGTTCAATGGATCTACAAGCAGGTGGGGATCAACCTCCCACGTGTAGAACAGTGGACCGTGGGGCATCAAACGGACAATCCGCAGCCCGGGGATTTGGTGGTGCAGAACCCGCAGGGGCCCAACAACTGGGGGCATGTCGGCATCTATGCGGGCGCTGGCATGATGTACAGCGCGCTGAACCCGGCTGCTGGGACGTTGCGGCATCCTGTCGATTGGAACACGGGCACGGCATATTTTGATCTCCTGAGATAA
- a CDS encoding DUF6308 family protein: MSLASLRATAPEVLDRYCSPSSHYAFNTYDVQGDIAAPLSPSDVLMANLLSLSLRWQEVIPLFAEGVGPQQRLRVALDVALAELKDLPPFESYETYEALEAAVASLSAANTATDGYTKWTPTTVSKVLHRRRPQIVPLNDSYVRTFYGVRNRRDSAALRKALWEDLQEHGPWLTALASTKKTPDGHPLTVLRLADILIWMHMKDRT, encoded by the coding sequence ATGAGTTTGGCTTCGCTCAGAGCGACGGCACCCGAGGTTCTTGACCGGTACTGCTCTCCATCAAGCCACTATGCCTTCAACACCTATGACGTCCAGGGTGATATTGCTGCCCCACTCTCGCCAAGCGATGTTCTAATGGCCAACCTCTTGAGCTTAAGCCTGCGCTGGCAAGAGGTTATTCCACTGTTTGCCGAGGGTGTTGGGCCGCAACAGCGCCTGCGCGTCGCCCTCGACGTCGCATTGGCTGAATTGAAGGATTTGCCACCCTTCGAGTCGTACGAGACATACGAGGCGCTTGAAGCGGCAGTCGCAAGTCTGTCTGCGGCCAACACCGCCACGGACGGCTATACGAAATGGACTCCGACGACAGTGTCCAAGGTTCTGCACCGCCGTCGGCCTCAAATTGTCCCCTTGAATGACTCGTATGTCCGCACTTTCTACGGCGTGCGGAACAGAAGGGATTCGGCGGCTTTACGGAAGGCTCTGTGGGAGGATCTCCAGGAGCACGGCCCCTGGCTGACGGCACTCGCAAGCACAAAGAAGACGCCGGACGGACACCCACTCACCGTGCTGCGGCTCGCTGACATCCTCATTTGGATGCACATGAAGGACAGGACATAG
- a CDS encoding SDH family Clp fold serine proteinase codes for MNALPDAEGKDKWLTDGFTDSLAKISSLRSDRNVIFYGSAFLQKQAVPQENLIITREDINGFMGTINGFDRSKGLTLILHTPGGVTNAAESIVSYLRQMYSSFEVIIPAYAMSAGTMISLASDEIVIAKHGQLGPIDPQMQFTAGRSHSARAVVEQFQTAQAAIVANPILAHAWAPVNSVLGPSLLQEAQDALDYSEQIVGDWLARYMFKQDSDPQGKGLAVARHFNDASKHKSHGKRIGFEEAVGQGLKISLLEDDSELQEAVLTAYHRMTIASEQTPLTKFIWGSHGSRWIKQWAGQQV; via the coding sequence TTGAACGCTCTGCCTGACGCCGAGGGCAAGGATAAGTGGCTGACTGACGGCTTCACGGATTCCTTGGCAAAGATCTCGTCGCTGCGCAGTGACCGGAATGTTATCTTCTATGGCTCGGCATTCCTTCAGAAGCAGGCCGTGCCGCAAGAGAACCTCATAATCACGCGTGAAGACATCAATGGATTCATGGGAACTATCAATGGATTTGACAGGAGCAAGGGTCTCACTCTGATCTTGCACACTCCTGGGGGCGTTACGAATGCGGCTGAGAGCATCGTTTCTTACTTGCGCCAGATGTACTCTAGCTTTGAGGTCATCATTCCTGCATATGCCATGTCAGCCGGGACGATGATCAGCTTGGCATCGGACGAGATCGTAATTGCTAAGCATGGTCAGCTTGGACCTATCGATCCTCAGATGCAGTTCACTGCCGGGCGAAGTCATTCTGCACGCGCAGTGGTTGAGCAGTTTCAGACAGCCCAGGCGGCGATCGTAGCCAACCCGATATTGGCCCACGCATGGGCACCAGTAAATTCGGTGCTGGGTCCGTCATTGCTCCAGGAAGCACAGGATGCCCTCGACTATTCTGAACAGATTGTTGGTGACTGGCTGGCACGATACATGTTCAAGCAGGACTCCGATCCCCAAGGCAAAGGGCTGGCTGTGGCGCGGCATTTCAACGATGCCTCAAAGCATAAGAGCCATGGCAAGCGTATTGGCTTCGAGGAAGCCGTTGGCCAGGGGCTGAAAATTTCCCTCCTCGAGGATGACTCCGAGCTTCAGGAGGCGGTTCTTACTGCGTATCACAGAATGACGATTGCCTCTGAGCAGACTCCTCTCACCAAGTTCATTTGGGGCTCCCACGGTTCTCGATGGATCAAACAATGGGCCGGGCAGCAAGTCTAA
- a CDS encoding type IV secretion system protein produces the protein MPVQCDLNGWWPPGCGLVSQANDGFLGAVTALFADILQNIASWIWSFITGAFSVSNVDDSQWIAVQGLTNWWVVVMMTPLVVAMILQLLSGLISQQPGRLVRALVGGAVAIPMVAGAVFLARQLTKVGDSAAAALLDSMGTDPYVVFMRLFGFERAPAGSGRDWNVVSLAPGSSSGAAGAVIVTAMAVIVVWILAFILMCSMIFRSFALIVLAAVAPVALMLMPWEKTKSWARRWCEIVIALLLAKPLAATVLAVAIKLFAESKSFAGLAAGVVGMTLACGAPLMALRLVSFAGGELAAAAQTAGGGHILSRSSSFTARQISRQAGGRFTLAGMAARSAMTRPISSSRKQNPPQVLPPRVPRPGTPSDATPSRSPGGKPAAMLEAAPSAPDRTSRRAQSVGGQPRSNSVSPTTGPVSSVVDDPPLPSASRPSPVPEASPSIAPAATPSPRSQTVMPPPKDGDSRV, from the coding sequence ATGCCGGTTCAGTGTGACCTGAACGGATGGTGGCCGCCCGGGTGTGGCCTTGTCTCCCAGGCGAACGATGGTTTCCTCGGAGCAGTCACGGCCCTTTTTGCGGATATTCTCCAGAACATCGCGTCCTGGATCTGGTCATTCATCACGGGAGCCTTCAGCGTCTCGAATGTAGATGATTCGCAGTGGATCGCCGTGCAGGGGCTGACAAATTGGTGGGTTGTCGTCATGATGACCCCGCTCGTCGTTGCCATGATCCTTCAGCTGCTATCCGGTCTGATCAGCCAGCAGCCCGGCCGCTTGGTGAGGGCCTTAGTTGGTGGCGCCGTCGCCATTCCCATGGTGGCGGGCGCGGTATTCCTGGCCCGTCAGCTCACCAAGGTCGGCGATTCCGCTGCCGCAGCGCTCCTCGACTCCATGGGGACGGATCCCTACGTGGTGTTCATGCGGCTCTTCGGCTTCGAGCGGGCACCTGCGGGATCCGGCCGGGACTGGAACGTGGTGTCGTTGGCTCCCGGCTCGAGCAGCGGGGCGGCCGGGGCAGTGATCGTCACGGCGATGGCCGTCATTGTTGTCTGGATTTTGGCCTTCATCCTTATGTGCTCGATGATCTTCCGGTCATTCGCGCTCATCGTGCTTGCCGCCGTCGCCCCGGTCGCCCTCATGCTCATGCCGTGGGAGAAAACGAAATCCTGGGCACGACGGTGGTGCGAGATCGTCATCGCGCTGCTCCTGGCCAAGCCTCTGGCCGCGACGGTTCTGGCGGTTGCTATCAAACTTTTCGCCGAGTCGAAGTCGTTCGCTGGACTGGCTGCCGGCGTCGTGGGCATGACCCTGGCGTGCGGCGCTCCTCTGATGGCCTTACGGCTTGTTAGTTTTGCCGGCGGGGAGCTGGCGGCGGCTGCACAAACCGCGGGCGGCGGCCACATCCTTTCGCGCAGCTCCAGTTTCACTGCAAGGCAGATCAGCCGACAGGCGGGGGGCCGATTCACGCTCGCCGGGATGGCTGCCCGATCGGCCATGACTCGCCCGATCTCGTCGAGCCGTAAGCAAAACCCGCCACAGGTATTGCCACCAAGAGTGCCGCGGCCGGGGACGCCTTCGGACGCTACGCCGTCCCGGAGTCCCGGTGGCAAACCAGCAGCGATGCTCGAGGCCGCGCCCTCGGCTCCGGATCGAACGTCCCGTCGGGCGCAAAGTGTCGGCGGGCAGCCGCGATCGAATTCGGTGTCACCGACTACGGGGCCGGTTTCCAGCGTCGTTGACGATCCACCTCTGCCTTCGGCGTCGCGTCCCTCGCCAGTTCCTGAGGCCTCTCCTTCGATAGCGCCGGCGGCGACCCCATCGCCCCGCTCACAAACGGTCATGCCGCCCCCGAAAGACGGTGATTCCCGTGTCTGA